The Salinibaculum sp. SYNS191 genome has a window encoding:
- a CDS encoding PAS domain-containing protein, producing MSPEESEQGVASDIVERVSDGIVALDTDLSYRYVNERAERILGKDRADLVGESVWDVWPEAADTVAQDAIERAMETGQQTSFERYNASLETFWEVDVHPSDDGVTLLCTDITEAKAAERKLDRIVETAPVGIAVLDETGEITRANTRAEDLLGLEDSEMQGRTYADPGWNIWDEDGDPIARGDHPVEQVVETGETVQGFTHGITLPDGSERWLSSNVAPVCSADGCIEQMIVALQDITVLKRLEQLIETFQPVTEVLAHATSRTETEREVCELLTDTREYDIAAVAEHTPGTDLLEPNVQSGPAADIFAAFDPPLTDIEPVETAAETGTVQVVHDLQARARSATAREQLRAYDLRHAAAIPFVYGNRVYGFLGLYTGRADAFGEREQTLLQTLGEQIGHVIHALETEQLLHTNTVVELTFRSTDPGSFLVQASEELGCSLSVTETIPRADDAMVYYVTVEDAPVAALERKAAAADGTVGTRTIRERNDDTGGVVEIVSEGESLAHTLVTLGAVVATDRVVDGKAEVSCEIPAVRDVSALVDSLTASFPETELAAKRERQRAPAATEQSDERLADVYESDLSDRQRQVLRAAIYSGYFESPRRSSASDIAEALSLTQSTVSYHLRNAQQTLFERMVDQL from the coding sequence ATGTCTCCAGAGGAGTCTGAGCAGGGAGTTGCGTCGGACATCGTCGAGCGCGTCTCGGACGGCATCGTCGCGCTCGATACAGACCTCAGCTACCGGTACGTCAACGAGCGGGCCGAACGCATTCTCGGCAAAGACCGCGCGGACCTGGTCGGCGAGTCCGTCTGGGACGTCTGGCCCGAGGCCGCCGACACCGTCGCACAGGACGCCATCGAACGGGCGATGGAGACCGGCCAGCAGACCTCCTTCGAGCGGTACAACGCGTCCCTCGAGACGTTCTGGGAGGTGGACGTCCACCCCAGCGACGACGGGGTCACCCTCCTGTGTACGGACATCACGGAAGCGAAGGCGGCCGAGCGAAAGCTCGACAGGATCGTGGAGACGGCCCCTGTCGGTATCGCAGTCCTCGACGAGACCGGGGAAATAACGCGGGCGAACACCCGGGCCGAGGACCTGCTCGGGCTGGAAGACAGCGAGATGCAGGGCCGGACCTACGCAGACCCGGGCTGGAACATCTGGGACGAGGACGGCGACCCCATCGCCAGGGGGGACCACCCCGTCGAACAGGTCGTCGAAACGGGCGAGACGGTCCAGGGGTTCACACACGGCATCACGCTGCCGGACGGGTCCGAGCGGTGGCTGTCGAGCAACGTCGCGCCGGTCTGCAGCGCGGACGGCTGCATCGAACAGATGATCGTCGCGCTCCAAGACATCACCGTTCTCAAGCGTCTCGAACAGCTCATCGAGACGTTCCAGCCCGTGACCGAAGTGCTCGCGCACGCCACCTCGCGGACCGAGACCGAACGGGAGGTCTGCGAGTTACTCACCGACACCCGGGAGTACGACATCGCGGCGGTTGCCGAACACACCCCGGGCACGGACCTCCTCGAACCGAACGTCCAGAGCGGGCCGGCCGCGGACATCTTCGCCGCGTTCGACCCGCCACTGACGGACATAGAACCGGTCGAGACGGCGGCCGAGACGGGGACAGTCCAGGTGGTCCACGACCTCCAGGCCAGGGCGCGGTCCGCCACGGCCAGGGAGCAACTGCGAGCGTACGACCTGCGACACGCCGCAGCCATCCCGTTCGTCTACGGCAACCGCGTCTACGGCTTCCTGGGGCTGTACACCGGACGGGCCGACGCGTTCGGCGAACGCGAGCAGACGCTCCTGCAGACTCTCGGCGAGCAAATCGGCCACGTCATCCACGCGCTGGAGACCGAACAACTCCTCCACACGAACACCGTCGTCGAACTCACGTTCCGGAGCACGGACCCCGGGTCGTTCCTCGTGCAGGCCTCGGAGGAACTCGGCTGCTCGCTGTCGGTCACCGAGACGATTCCGAGGGCCGACGACGCGATGGTGTACTACGTCACTGTCGAGGACGCCCCGGTTGCAGCCCTGGAACGCAAAGCGGCCGCCGCCGACGGGACCGTCGGGACGCGCACGATACGGGAGAGAAACGACGACACGGGCGGCGTCGTGGAAATCGTCTCGGAGGGGGAGTCGCTCGCGCACACGCTCGTGACGCTCGGTGCCGTCGTGGCGACGGACCGGGTGGTCGATGGGAAGGCGGAGGTGAGCTGCGAGATTCCGGCGGTCCGGGACGTCTCTGCGCTCGTCGACAGCCTGACGGCGTCGTTCCCGGAGACGGAACTCGCCGCCAAGCGGGAACGCCAGCGCGCGCCCGCAGCCACGGAACAGTCCGACGAGCGGCTGGCGGACGTCTACGAGTCGGACCTCTCCGACCGGCAGCGCCAGGTACTCCGGGCGGCCATCTACAGCGGCTACTTCGAGTCGCCGCGGCGCAGTTCGGCCAGCGACATCGCCGAGGCGCTCTCGCTGACCCAGTCGACGGTCTCCTACCACCTCCGAAACGCCCAGCAGACGCTCTTCGAGCGGATGGTCGACCAGCTCTGA
- a CDS encoding helix-turn-helix transcriptional regulator, which translates to MNRRQADAVVGILVAAVVLGGGVLAWQALQQRTTAGGMMGGGSMMGGQTGPGHGTDPFWYVLGTLLTAAVVGGVYLAVRDNVTETGARGEPGEGAREAESEPEHSRAVEDTAETEPAPRSDAGAAEQPRQRVLDLLPEDERRVLEPVLDSPGITQIELRDRADFSKSKVSQTVSDLEKRGLLYRERQGRTYRVYPSDDLHPEQV; encoded by the coding sequence GTGAACCGGCGACAGGCCGACGCAGTCGTCGGGATACTCGTCGCGGCCGTCGTCCTCGGCGGGGGCGTACTCGCCTGGCAGGCCCTCCAGCAACGGACGACCGCGGGCGGGATGATGGGCGGCGGGTCGATGATGGGCGGACAGACGGGGCCAGGCCACGGGACGGACCCGTTCTGGTACGTCCTCGGGACGCTCCTGACGGCCGCCGTCGTCGGCGGCGTGTATCTCGCCGTGCGCGACAACGTCACCGAGACGGGAGCGCGCGGGGAGCCCGGCGAAGGGGCACGGGAAGCCGAGTCGGAGCCCGAACACAGTCGGGCAGTAGAAGACACGGCGGAGACGGAGCCAGCGCCGCGGAGTGACGCGGGAGCGGCGGAGCAGCCACGCCAGCGCGTGCTCGACCTCCTCCCGGAGGACGAACGGCGTGTCCTCGAACCGGTGCTAGACTCGCCGGGCATCACACAGATAGAACTGCGCGACCGCGCGGACTTCTCGAAGAGCAAGGTGAGCCAGACCGTCAGCGACCTGGAGAAACGCGGCCTGCTGTACCGCGAACGACAGGGACGGACGTACCGTGTGTATCCGAGCGACGACCTGCACCCCGAGCAGGTCTGA
- a CDS encoding helix-turn-helix transcriptional regulator, which produces MGRSLNAGETVVTLGIVAAVVGAVLLPALTGGAVAQGGQPETDNTVTRLDVAADGSARWTIQIRTRLDTDQRVEEYTAFQARFRNDTASYLDPFRQRMRGVVANAANATGREMRAVNFTATTQIQEVPRRWGVVTYEFTWTNLAAQSNEGLAVGDLFQGGFFLASQDTLEVEAPDGYDVATVNPAPAEQRDGVVTWVGREDFPDERPRVVFAPATDDATPTGGATTAAGPTPTVTPSSPAGGGGPGTMVGALVALGIGGLLAYTAYRRRSRRRGDDDPDTPAAAPDRDPSAAASGTDQSETESAGTEPAGAAVLTDEERVESLIDANGGRMRQAAIAEELDWSASKTSRVVGRMADAGTVEKLQLGRENLVSLPDDRE; this is translated from the coding sequence ATGGGACGGTCACTGAACGCCGGCGAGACGGTGGTGACGCTCGGCATCGTCGCCGCCGTGGTGGGAGCGGTCCTGTTGCCCGCGCTCACCGGCGGTGCCGTGGCCCAGGGAGGACAGCCGGAGACGGACAACACCGTGACCAGACTCGACGTGGCCGCCGACGGGTCGGCGCGATGGACGATTCAGATACGGACGCGGCTCGACACCGACCAGCGCGTCGAGGAGTACACCGCCTTCCAGGCGCGCTTTCGCAACGACACGGCCAGCTATCTCGACCCGTTCCGCCAGCGGATGCGCGGCGTCGTCGCCAACGCGGCCAACGCGACCGGCCGCGAGATGCGTGCCGTGAACTTCACCGCGACGACGCAAATCCAGGAGGTTCCCCGCCGCTGGGGCGTCGTCACCTACGAATTCACGTGGACGAACCTCGCCGCGCAGTCGAACGAGGGTCTCGCCGTCGGCGACCTCTTTCAGGGTGGGTTCTTCCTCGCCTCCCAGGACACCCTCGAAGTCGAGGCACCCGACGGCTACGACGTCGCGACCGTCAACCCGGCCCCCGCCGAGCAACGCGACGGCGTCGTGACGTGGGTCGGGCGCGAGGACTTTCCCGACGAACGGCCCCGCGTCGTGTTCGCTCCGGCGACCGACGACGCAACACCGACCGGCGGGGCGACCACCGCGGCCGGACCGACCCCGACTGTCACGCCGTCGTCGCCGGCGGGCGGTGGTGGTCCCGGGACGATGGTCGGGGCGCTCGTCGCCCTCGGCATCGGGGGACTGCTCGCGTACACGGCCTACCGGCGGCGCAGTCGTCGGCGGGGAGACGACGACCCGGACACACCAGCAGCAGCGCCGGACCGCGACCCGAGCGCGGCCGCGTCTGGGACGGACCAGAGCGAGACCGAGAGCGCGGGGACCGAACCCGCGGGTGCGGCGGTCCTGACCGACGAGGAGCGCGTCGAGAGTCTCATCGACGCGAACGGCGGACGGATGCGCCAGGCGGCAATCGCCGAGGAACTGGACTGGTCGGCGTCGAAGACCTCGCGAGTCGTCGGGCGCATGGCGGACGCGGGAACGGTCGAGAAGCTACAACTCGGGCGCGAGAACCTCGTCTCCCTGCCGGACGACCGGGAGTGA
- a CDS encoding DUF7096 domain-containing protein → MKRTSFRYVLLAAVVVVGLTVPAAALAAGTGQVAPDVDSGAAVAPQATQNDSTVNVTVGQQLSTVLSVSSDEVQTDFENTAFELSVERPGVEERAEAIADRAEELRERAEDIREAYAEATEEYGDGDIGKSAYAQRLATLNARATNLQASYDALQQRAANLSALELRAAGVNESALRAAVENLSSVSGSGAKALLAQFTGEARGEIELETADGLEIEVEGEDGERSREFERPRDDDRNFTVAQADALTTARDALSTPDDGRWVLTKTKVKEYEGAYEFEFALRNASQTGEAEVRVDASTGEVYRLEEEIEAPDEDDEDGEDRDEERDDDRELALVVAEGAPAPNATVTLQVLDGGDPVENVALSLNDEQVGTTDANGTVTVSLPESGEAKLAVESGDAEAELEFEFEEDDDEVFRNLHVDATLDDGTVTVTVSYDGSAVANASVYANGQAVGTTDADGRVTFAVDANATEDLEVEVVKGEFEAELEYDIENGSLALTEDAREGDGDKVEREAEDDAEDGEDAEDDSEDDDREADRETEDDSDDESEDAETPDDDSDSDSDEEETETPDDEETETAEDDEETETPDEEETETPDDEETETSDDDEETDTPEDDDETETSDDD, encoded by the coding sequence ATGAAACGAACGTCTTTCAGGTACGTGCTACTCGCCGCAGTGGTGGTCGTCGGCCTGACCGTGCCGGCGGCGGCGCTCGCGGCGGGCACGGGACAGGTCGCTCCCGACGTCGATTCGGGCGCGGCCGTCGCCCCGCAGGCGACGCAGAACGACTCGACCGTGAACGTGACCGTCGGTCAGCAACTCTCGACGGTGCTCAGCGTCTCCAGCGACGAGGTCCAGACGGACTTCGAGAACACCGCGTTCGAACTCTCCGTCGAACGCCCCGGCGTCGAGGAGCGCGCCGAGGCAATCGCCGACCGCGCAGAGGAACTGCGCGAGCGCGCCGAGGACATCCGCGAGGCCTACGCCGAGGCCACCGAGGAGTACGGGGACGGCGACATCGGCAAGTCCGCGTACGCCCAGCGCCTCGCGACGCTGAACGCCCGCGCGACGAACCTCCAGGCCAGCTACGACGCGCTCCAGCAGCGCGCGGCGAACCTCTCCGCGCTCGAACTCCGGGCTGCGGGGGTCAACGAGTCCGCGCTCCGGGCGGCCGTCGAGAACCTGAGCAGCGTCAGCGGCAGCGGCGCGAAGGCACTGCTCGCGCAGTTCACCGGCGAGGCCCGCGGCGAAATCGAACTGGAGACCGCCGACGGCCTCGAAATCGAGGTCGAAGGCGAGGACGGCGAGCGCTCACGCGAGTTCGAACGGCCGCGCGACGACGACCGGAACTTCACCGTCGCACAGGCCGACGCCCTGACGACCGCCCGTGACGCGCTCTCGACGCCCGACGACGGCCGCTGGGTGCTGACGAAGACGAAAGTCAAGGAGTACGAGGGTGCCTACGAGTTCGAGTTCGCCCTCCGCAACGCGAGCCAGACCGGCGAGGCGGAGGTCCGCGTCGACGCCTCGACGGGTGAGGTCTACCGGCTCGAAGAGGAAATCGAGGCTCCCGACGAGGACGACGAGGACGGCGAGGACCGCGACGAGGAGCGTGACGACGACCGTGAACTGGCGCTTGTCGTCGCCGAGGGTGCGCCCGCACCGAACGCGACGGTGACGCTGCAGGTTCTCGACGGCGGTGACCCCGTCGAGAACGTCGCCCTGTCCCTCAACGACGAGCAGGTCGGCACGACGGACGCCAACGGCACGGTGACGGTCAGCCTGCCGGAGTCCGGCGAAGCGAAACTGGCGGTCGAGAGCGGTGATGCGGAGGCCGAACTCGAATTCGAGTTCGAAGAAGACGACGACGAGGTCTTCCGGAACTTGCACGTGGACGCGACGCTCGACGACGGCACCGTGACGGTGACCGTTAGCTACGACGGCTCGGCGGTCGCCAACGCCAGCGTCTACGCCAACGGCCAGGCGGTCGGCACGACGGACGCCGACGGGAGGGTGACCTTCGCCGTCGACGCGAACGCGACCGAGGACCTCGAAGTCGAGGTCGTCAAGGGCGAGTTCGAGGCCGAACTGGAATACGACATCGAGAACGGGTCGCTCGCGCTGACCGAGGACGCCCGCGAGGGTGACGGCGACAAGGTCGAGCGGGAGGCCGAGGACGACGCGGAAGACGGCGAAGACGCCGAAGACGACTCGGAGGACGACGACCGCGAGGCGGACCGGGAGACCGAGGACGACTCGGACGACGAGTCCGAGGACGCTGAGACGCCGGACGATGACTCGGACTCCGATTCGGACGAGGAGGAGACGGAGACGCCCGACGACGAGGAGACCGAGACAGCCGAAGACGACGAGGAAACGGAGACTCCTGACGAGGAGGAGACGGAGACGCCCGACGACGAGGAGACCGAGACGAGCGACGATGACGAGGAGACGGACACCCCCGAGGATGATGACGAGACCGAGACGTCCGACGACGACTGA
- a CDS encoding DUF7345 domain-containing protein has translation MTDESRTQPLRRAHGRHAALLVVVALLVTVPVAGAAGGVAQQTADAPPAEPGFVVDLASDGSARVTLATAFDLTTDSERAAFEQLRANSTLQERRTAAFATRMESIADRAEAETGRSMAVRDSAMTFATENETGIVALSVTWDGLAAGDGDRLRVSDPFDSQFSVDRPFRLVGPAGYDLATVQPSPATRTQSGATWRAGTDFDGFETTFAPAGTTATDSDTPTAGTDTPGERGPGFGLWSAALALVAFAALLATRRRGSR, from the coding sequence ATGACTGACGAATCGCGGACACAGCCGCTCCGGAGAGCGCACGGTCGCCACGCAGCCCTGCTCGTAGTGGTCGCGCTGCTGGTCACGGTCCCGGTTGCCGGGGCTGCCGGTGGCGTTGCACAGCAGACGGCCGATGCACCGCCGGCAGAGCCGGGGTTCGTGGTGGACCTCGCCAGTGACGGCTCGGCGCGCGTGACCCTCGCGACGGCGTTCGACCTGACGACCGACAGCGAGCGCGCCGCCTTCGAGCAGTTGCGGGCCAACAGCACGCTCCAGGAGCGCCGAACGGCGGCCTTCGCCACGCGGATGGAGTCCATCGCCGACCGGGCCGAGGCGGAGACGGGCCGGTCGATGGCCGTCCGTGACTCGGCGATGACCTTCGCGACCGAGAACGAGACCGGCATCGTGGCGCTGTCGGTGACCTGGGACGGACTCGCGGCCGGGGACGGTGACCGGCTGCGGGTCAGCGACCCCTTCGACAGCCAGTTCTCGGTCGACCGCCCGTTCCGCCTCGTCGGTCCCGCTGGCTACGACCTCGCGACGGTGCAGCCCTCGCCGGCGACCCGCACGCAGAGCGGCGCGACGTGGCGGGCCGGGACGGACTTCGACGGCTTCGAGACGACCTTCGCCCCTGCCGGGACGACGGCGACCGACAGCGACACTCCGACCGCCGGCACCGACACGCCCGGTGAGCGCGGTCCCGGCTTCGGTCTCTGGAGCGCCGCGCTCGCACTGGTCGCGTTCGCGGCCCTGCTGGCGACACGCCGCCGAGGTTCCCGCTGA
- the lwrS gene encoding LWR-salt protein, which yields MDEPDETRGTARYVFRVTVRLEPTVPGVAVDPAEFETTLSRDADPPEEEGWLFFRDNLWRGDLADADYFRKLTEEALDVPVTSVSFSELRTDDAYLTALRGAIASHLDEFNADTVDKALSTFLGSSIRVVDG from the coding sequence ATGGACGAGCCAGACGAGACTCGCGGCACTGCGCGCTACGTTTTCAGGGTCACCGTCCGTCTCGAACCCACAGTCCCCGGTGTCGCCGTCGACCCCGCGGAGTTCGAGACCACCCTGTCCCGGGACGCGGACCCGCCGGAGGAGGAGGGCTGGCTGTTCTTCCGGGACAACCTCTGGCGCGGCGACCTCGCAGATGCGGACTACTTCCGGAAACTGACCGAGGAGGCACTCGACGTCCCCGTGACCTCCGTGTCGTTCAGCGAACTCCGCACCGACGACGCCTACCTGACGGCGCTCCGGGGTGCCATCGCCTCGCACCTGGACGAGTTCAACGCCGACACCGTCGACAAGGCCCTCTCGACGTTTCTCGGCAGTTCGATACGCGTCGTCGACGGGTAG
- a CDS encoding GNAT family N-acetyltransferase, which yields MATVQFIRNRDQYEASIRRLLEAVDEEFVPPLTDSARRELSREGTTGGRTDMDRYVQRCLDRPMVGVTKNGTLKGLLSFEPLSESDALGESTPTNHVVRFAVAPDFRGRGIGTEMYRVFINDLPTDYQQPFASTETWETNDAHIAILEEFGFELVHRVPDDRGPDLDTVYYARSL from the coding sequence ATGGCCACCGTTCAGTTCATTCGCAACCGAGACCAGTACGAGGCGTCGATACGTCGACTGCTGGAGGCTGTCGACGAGGAGTTCGTGCCGCCGCTGACCGATAGTGCACGCAGGGAGCTGTCCCGGGAGGGCACCACCGGTGGCCGCACGGACATGGACAGATACGTCCAGCGATGTCTCGACCGACCGATGGTGGGCGTGACGAAAAACGGGACGCTCAAGGGCTTGCTCTCGTTCGAGCCGCTGTCCGAGAGCGATGCGCTGGGTGAGTCCACACCGACGAACCACGTCGTGCGGTTCGCGGTCGCCCCCGACTTCAGGGGCCGGGGCATCGGCACCGAGATGTACCGGGTGTTCATCAACGACCTGCCGACCGACTACCAGCAGCCGTTCGCCTCGACGGAGACCTGGGAGACCAACGACGCCCACATCGCCATCCTGGAGGAGTTCGGCTTCGAACTCGTTCACCGCGTCCCCGACGACCGGGGACCCGACCTCGACACCGTCTACTACGCCCGCTCTCTCTGA
- a CDS encoding response regulator transcription factor — protein MSHHSTAGEPRDGGDPEPTVLFVDDERDLLEVYEALYGDDYEVLTAAGGQEALRKFDDDVDFAFLDRRMPEMSGDELLDAIRDAGYETPVGMLSAVDAEVAAPPECAVYIAKPADRGEVRAAIERHT, from the coding sequence ATGAGTCATCACTCTACCGCCGGGGAGCCACGGGACGGTGGTGACCCGGAGCCGACCGTTCTCTTCGTCGACGACGAGCGGGACCTGCTGGAGGTGTATGAGGCGCTGTACGGCGACGACTACGAGGTACTGACTGCAGCGGGCGGGCAGGAGGCACTCCGGAAATTCGACGACGACGTCGACTTCGCATTTCTGGACCGACGGATGCCCGAGATGTCCGGCGACGAACTCCTCGATGCAATCCGCGACGCGGGGTACGAGACGCCCGTCGGCATGCTCTCGGCCGTCGATGCCGAGGTCGCGGCCCCTCCGGAGTGTGCCGTGTACATCGCCAAGCCAGCGGACCGGGGGGAGGTCCGTGCCGCCATCGAACGGCACACGTAG
- a CDS encoding TOBE domain-containing protein, translating to MALSARNRLSGTVTSVTTDALTAEVVVELPDGQTITSTITRGSADRLELEEGDAVEAVIKASEVMVSKD from the coding sequence ATGGCACTCAGTGCACGCAACCGGCTTTCGGGGACGGTCACGTCAGTGACGACCGACGCGCTCACGGCCGAAGTCGTCGTCGAGTTGCCCGACGGCCAGACGATTACGTCGACCATCACGCGCGGGTCCGCCGACCGCCTGGAACTCGAAGAGGGCGACGCGGTCGAGGCAGTCATCAAGGCGAGCGAAGTGATGGTGAGCAAGGACTGA
- a CDS encoding class I SAM-dependent methyltransferase — protein sequence MNSTTHSDEQRRHATGSERSTPADDAKSLSDIRDTYAAYADWMHRFEVFDRAVTGRYRRERFGDVDGRVLDVACGTGTNFRYLPADADLVGIDISPDMLEKARTQLADLDVDGTLHQMDAQDLDFDDDSFDAVISALSTCTFPDPGAALREMERVCKPGGTIRLVEHGRSALGPVAWYQDWRADAHYEKMGCRWAQEPREVVADAGLSIEDTTTGLLGTITTLEADPE from the coding sequence ATGAATTCGACGACACACTCGGACGAGCAGAGACGCCACGCCACCGGTAGTGAAAGGAGTACCCCAGCGGACGACGCGAAGTCGCTGTCGGACATCCGGGACACCTACGCAGCGTACGCCGACTGGATGCACCGCTTCGAGGTGTTCGACCGGGCCGTCACCGGCCGGTACCGCCGCGAACGGTTCGGTGACGTCGACGGCAGGGTCCTCGACGTCGCCTGCGGCACCGGGACGAACTTCCGGTACCTGCCGGCAGACGCCGACCTCGTCGGCATCGACATCAGCCCGGACATGCTGGAGAAGGCCAGGACCCAACTCGCCGACCTGGACGTGGACGGGACCCTCCACCAGATGGACGCCCAGGACCTCGACTTCGACGACGACAGCTTCGATGCGGTGATTTCGGCGCTGTCGACCTGTACCTTCCCGGACCCCGGTGCCGCGCTCCGGGAGATGGAACGCGTCTGCAAGCCGGGCGGGACGATTCGACTCGTCGAGCACGGACGGAGCGCTCTCGGCCCCGTCGCGTGGTACCAGGACTGGCGCGCGGACGCACACTACGAGAAGATGGGCTGTCGCTGGGCGCAGGAACCCCGCGAGGTCGTCGCGGACGCGGGGCTGTCGATCGAGGATACCACGACCGGCCTGCTGGGCACGATTACGACCCTCGAAGCCGACCCCGAGTGA
- a CDS encoding dihydrofolate reductase family protein, whose product MSPGRVTLYIAASLDGFIADEDGGVGWLDEYQQTAESGETGEAYAAFFESVDCLVVGSKTYEQIRGFGEWPYGDRPTYVLTHRDLPRAAETVEFRDGDVQSVATELKEQYGHVWLVGGAALAGSFLREGQIDEIRLSLIPVLLGGGVSLFPATDETQALELRDAVARDDGIVELRYRVHN is encoded by the coding sequence ATGAGTCCCGGACGGGTCACGCTCTACATCGCGGCGAGTCTCGACGGCTTCATCGCCGACGAGGACGGCGGCGTCGGGTGGCTCGACGAGTACCAGCAAACAGCAGAGAGTGGCGAGACCGGCGAGGCCTACGCGGCGTTCTTCGAGAGCGTGGACTGTCTCGTCGTGGGGTCGAAGACGTACGAACAGATACGCGGCTTCGGCGAGTGGCCCTACGGGGACAGGCCGACGTACGTCCTCACACACAGGGACCTGCCCCGCGCCGCCGAGACGGTCGAGTTCCGCGACGGGGACGTCCAGTCGGTCGCCACGGAACTGAAAGAGCAGTACGGCCACGTCTGGTTGGTCGGCGGGGCAGCACTCGCGGGGTCGTTCCTGCGCGAAGGCCAGATAGACGAGATACGTCTCTCCCTCATCCCAGTGCTCCTGGGCGGTGGCGTGTCGCTGTTCCCCGCGACCGACGAGACACAGGCGCTAGAACTGCGCGACGCCGTCGCCCGGGACGACGGAATCGTCGAACTCCGCTACCGAGTCCACAACTGA
- a CDS encoding CPBP family intramembrane glutamic endopeptidase: MPDSRLPLVDDHPVAAFFLGAYAYTWLVSAPAVFMDPSWPAAILVVAGSFGPPVSAALVTWARGDDVREWAAQIVRWRVGWRWWVVAVGLPLAAAVAITLGILAFGGPVDLGRALPSPLLLAGLFAYAMVLSGGLNEEPGWRGFAQPRLNDRYGGLGASLVVGVFWALWHLPYFVIPVTPHSSYPLVNQVGWIGGILTLSVILGWLYNNTGSVLLPMVLHAMANTADVVIPLAPDELLVEGVVDVGAVGLVTAVHVGVYVLIVLAIVAVYGAATLARGDAPDAADAGGRGRGTGDSPD; the protein is encoded by the coding sequence ATGCCCGACAGTCGCCTTCCGCTCGTCGACGACCACCCGGTCGCGGCGTTCTTCCTCGGTGCATACGCCTACACGTGGCTCGTCTCGGCCCCTGCTGTCTTCATGGACCCCAGCTGGCCCGCGGCGATTCTCGTCGTCGCCGGGAGTTTCGGGCCGCCAGTCAGTGCCGCCCTCGTCACCTGGGCGCGGGGCGACGACGTCCGCGAGTGGGCCGCACAGATTGTCCGCTGGCGGGTCGGCTGGCGGTGGTGGGTCGTCGCGGTCGGTCTCCCGCTGGCCGCGGCAGTCGCAATCACGCTCGGCATCCTGGCCTTCGGGGGACCGGTCGACCTCGGGCGGGCGCTCCCGTCGCCGCTCCTGCTCGCTGGCCTGTTCGCCTACGCGATGGTTCTCAGCGGGGGGCTGAACGAGGAACCCGGCTGGCGGGGATTCGCACAGCCCCGGCTCAACGACCGGTACGGCGGACTCGGCGCGAGTCTCGTCGTCGGCGTCTTCTGGGCGCTCTGGCACCTCCCGTACTTCGTCATCCCGGTCACGCCACACTCAAGCTACCCGCTGGTCAACCAGGTCGGCTGGATCGGCGGCATCCTGACGCTCTCGGTCATCCTCGGCTGGCTCTACAACAACACAGGCAGCGTCCTGCTTCCGATGGTGCTCCACGCCATGGCGAACACGGCGGACGTGGTCATCCCGCTGGCACCCGACGAGCTTCTCGTCGAGGGCGTCGTCGACGTCGGTGCGGTCGGTCTCGTCACGGCCGTCCACGTCGGCGTCTACGTCCTCATCGTCCTTGCAATCGTCGCGGTCTACGGCGCGGCGACGCTCGCGCGCGGCGACGCTCCCGACGCCGCTGACGCCGGCGGCCGCGGACGCGGCACCGGCGACTCGCCCGACTGA